One Roseiconus lacunae genomic region harbors:
- a CDS encoding DcaP family trimeric outer membrane transporter has product METIAQAVSRMVRQTSIVRSLLLAAIVNCWCGPSVGQDSIAGLLSGDQSQAGKAGLAADTMGPGVETSALPQVIEPSVEQAPIDLDALLQPNTASTSAAGFRTEAFDGNSLNQADNNFTSFPDFSGGIVILGENAALKIGGFIKADFITDFDPIDSEDSFDTTQIPIGAADYENARFHAKQSRLSFDTRWRVNREVARAYIESDFFGGNDGENGSLRLRHAYGTLGRFTVGQTWTTFTDSSAVPQTLDFEGAVSNVNRRQGLMRFTQPLGDSDWKWAVSVEDPTIDIDIPVNLAGQGRTESPDIISHLRFDGEFAETQAAFLVRKIGFQPAGQPVLTGTGWGVNLTGSVHLTECTRVYSQLTVGEGIGSYRGSPDVVSTGPNSAAILPMFGWMIGCKHSWTDCLTSNMTFSQLTLEDLPGQEATNLRRTDYLAVNLIYSPYQRLFGGLEYLYGLRENHNRQQADAHRLQMSFGFYLP; this is encoded by the coding sequence ATGGAAACGATTGCTCAAGCGGTCTCTCGGATGGTACGACAAACGTCCATCGTCCGGTCGCTTTTGTTGGCTGCGATCGTGAACTGTTGGTGTGGCCCTTCGGTTGGGCAGGATAGCATTGCGGGGCTGTTGAGCGGCGACCAATCGCAAGCCGGCAAGGCGGGTCTGGCCGCAGATACCATGGGGCCTGGTGTTGAGACTTCGGCCTTGCCTCAGGTGATTGAGCCATCGGTCGAACAGGCACCGATTGATCTTGACGCATTGCTTCAGCCGAACACGGCTTCGACGAGTGCTGCCGGATTTCGAACCGAAGCGTTCGACGGAAACTCTCTTAACCAAGCGGACAATAACTTTACTTCGTTCCCGGATTTTTCCGGCGGGATCGTCATTCTCGGTGAAAACGCCGCACTGAAGATCGGGGGATTTATCAAGGCCGACTTCATCACGGACTTTGATCCCATCGATAGCGAAGACTCATTTGATACCACGCAGATTCCAATCGGTGCCGCAGACTATGAGAACGCCAGGTTTCATGCGAAGCAGTCGCGTTTAAGTTTTGACACCCGCTGGCGAGTGAATCGTGAGGTAGCGCGGGCTTACATTGAATCGGATTTTTTCGGCGGCAATGACGGGGAAAATGGTTCGCTCCGGCTGCGTCATGCCTATGGCACACTGGGGCGTTTTACGGTGGGACAGACTTGGACAACGTTCACCGATTCATCGGCCGTCCCGCAGACGCTCGATTTCGAAGGGGCCGTATCGAACGTGAACCGTCGGCAAGGGTTGATGCGTTTCACACAACCGCTTGGCGACAGTGATTGGAAATGGGCCGTTTCGGTGGAAGACCCGACGATCGATATTGATATTCCGGTTAACCTCGCGGGACAAGGAAGGACAGAGTCTCCCGATATCATCAGCCACCTTCGCTTTGATGGCGAGTTTGCGGAAACTCAAGCAGCATTCCTTGTCCGAAAGATTGGTTTTCAACCGGCAGGGCAACCGGTACTGACCGGGACCGGTTGGGGCGTCAATTTGACCGGATCCGTCCATCTGACCGAATGCACCCGTGTGTATTCTCAGTTGACCGTTGGAGAAGGGATCGGAAGCTACCGGGGGTCTCCCGACGTTGTCTCGACCGGTCCGAATTCGGCGGCAATTTTGCCAATGTTCGGATGGATGATCGGCTGCAAGCACTCGTGGACAGATTGCCTTACCAGCAACATGACGTTCAGCCAACTCACCCTGGAAGATTTACCGGGCCAAGAAGCGACAAACCTGCGCCGTACCGACTATTTGGCTGTGAACCTGATCTACTCGCCATACCAACGATTGTTTGGCGGACTGGAGTATCTCTACGGTTTGCGTGAGAATCACAATCGCCAGCAAGCGGATGCTCACCGATTGCAAATGTCGTTTGGTTTCTATCTTCCTTAG